The genomic stretch ggagagagagagaacagagagaaggagagagagaagcagagagaaggagagagagaacagagagaaggagagagaaacagagagaaggagagagagaagcagagagaaggagagagagaagcagagagaaggagagagagaacagagagaaggagagagaaacagagttcATTTCTCCTCAGCTGAAGAACAACACGTCGAGTCTCAGGCAGTCGTGCAGTCATGAACGAGGTGAAGCTGGTTCTGCTGGGCAGTGAGGGAGCGGGGAAGTCAGGTCTGTGTTTCagctctttacacacacacacacacacacacacacacacacacacacacacacacacacacacacacacacacacacacacaccaatttgaAGTCAGCAGGAAACCTGCAGCATCTCACCACAGAGTGTGttcacacacgttcacacactcGCTGTCTCATTAACACTTTAATGTCCACGTCAAACCTCACAGCTAcctattaataaaacaaaacaaattgagACTTTTAcgcattttactttttatttcaattagtttacttttatttattagttttatatttattgtatatgttgtattttattttatgttgctgttgcaaaaaaaaagctgttggaaaaaagtttagattttttttttttaagttttttaaagtttagacctttcatttatttaatttttattgatttatttatttacagtttttatgtATCATTAAACAAAGTACATAATGTGTGttacacaacagacacacaaaatctttctttctttctttctttctttctttctttctttctttctttctttctttctttcttgcgtGTCTGCTGTAagatggtgtgagagagaaagcagcTCATTGTGTAACTGTGTCTTATAATAAAAGCAGTAAATGAGGCAGTTTATAATATTCACTACAGAGCAGACTGGAACGTGTTCAAAACATAAAGCTGCTGTTTCTGAGCCAGAACTTCATCAGAACTGGCCAAGTGTTTGATGTAGAACTCTTTTATTCTGAGGGTTTTATTACTTAACATCACTGTGTGAACTAATGGTCTCTGTCCTGTCTTTGACTTCAGCGGTTTTGGTGAGATTCCTGACCAAGCGCTTCATTGGAGAATACGCCTCGAATACAAGTAAGCTCAGTGCGgtccagtaaacacacacacacacacacacacacaaacacacacacgcacaaacacacacacacacacacacacacacacacaccagccgaCAGTAAACTTTATCTTCATCCGTTTTTAACGTATTTGATTTACACGTTTTCATCATTTCAAGTCTTtcatatttttctgttgtttattctaattattttctGATGACATAAAACTCgtcacatttcatttcattcattttctggcGCAGGTCTGTGTTTAATAACTCACTGTTTATGGCAGGTTCGTTGTACCAGAAAAGGCTCTCCATCGATGGCAGACAGTTAAACCTGGAGATCTTTGATCCGTGCTCACAGGTGCTTGTTACAGGTTCAATTCTCCACTGCACTTTTCTTCTGCATCTGGAACCTCGCTCAGTTCTTCTCTCCTGGTTATTTCTCTGCTTGGTTCTCTGAATAAACTGATCTTCATTAATTCAGTTTCAGATTTTCAGAgatctcctctttctcttccttgcAGAACATGGAGAACATATGTATCCTGGAGGAGCCGGTGGACTGGGCAGATGGCTTCGTGGTGGTGTACACAATCAACGACCGTGTGTCTTTCCTCTATGCTGAAAACATCCTACATCAAATCAGAGCGAGGCGCCAAGAGGCGTGTAAAGGGTGAGAGAGGGTCAGAGCTGTGAGCTGGAGACACAAGCGCTCAAACGGAGCTGTAATGACTTCACGAGGAACAGATTAAACAGCACGTTACTGCAGTCACGCTGTACCACGAAGGACGCAGAGACATTTTAGACTTATTTTAATTTCTGTAGTGAATCACAACATGAGCATCAGACTCTGAACCAGTACGGTCTTATTAAAGGGTTGTAAACGTCAGGGACGTGAGGAGGGGGTGTGAGGGGGACGTGAGGGGGGAGGTGGGGAGAACATGAGGTGGGGATATTAGGAGGTGCGTGAGGAGGGACGTGAGGGGGATGCGAGGGGGAACGTGAGGAGGGACGTGAGGAGGAGGGTGAGGAGGGATGCGAGGGGTGATGTGAGGGGATATGTGAGGAGGGACTTGAGGGGGACATGAGGAGAAAGGTGAGGAGGGACGTGAAGGGGGACATGAGGGGGGGATGTTAGGAGGGAGGTGTGGGGGAGGTTAGGAGGTAGGTGAGGAGGGACATGAGGAGGGAGGTGACGGGGGAGGTGACGGGAGAGGTGAGGATGTACATGAGGATGTACATGAGGATGTACATGAGTAGGGATGTGAGGGGGGAGGTGAGGGGGGATGTTAGAAGGGACGTGATGGGGGAGGTGAGGAGGGACGTGAAGGGGGATGTTAGGAGGTAGGTGAGGAGGGACGTGAGGAGGTAGGGGAGGAGGGACGTGAGGAGGGACGTGAGGAGGGAGGTGAGGTGGGACATGAGGGAAGAGGTGAGGGGGGATGTTAGAAGGGACGTTAGGGGGAGGTGAGGGGGAGGTGAGGGGGAGGTGAGGAGGGACAGAAGGATCCTATTAGAGAACTCAAACAAGTTCTTGTGCCCtacaataacattaatataaatgttttaaacacatttacatacagaatatttttactttaatgaaAACAACTGACATTTATCTGATTTATACATCTGACAGTCGAGGGTTAAAGGCTGTGTGCAGACTTCACCTCTCACCTTTCACCCCTCACCTCAGCGAATCCTCACACTCTCTTTATCAGTTCATCACTCTGTAACTCAGGGGTCCGGACCCGAGGCCAGTGGGTCACAAACCTACAGACATAATTTATCAGAAGTAAAATCATCTCATGTGCTGAAACTGAACCAAAAGGTCtgaagaaacattttatttgtagcCTGTTGTTCCAATAGGGGGCGACATAGAGCAATAAGCTGTGGACCAAATGAGCTGATGATGAAACCTCGTTTAGGACTCATTCAATGGGTTCAGTATATAGCTCTaaactaccacacacacacacacacacacgcgcgcgcacatgcacacgcacacacacacacacacacacacacacacacacacacacacacacacacacacacacacacacacacacacacaccttgagaggaaccagactcaaaggggaacctcatcctcatctgggtgacactggggtgtgattataaactgttataaacaccacagaGTGTGATTATGAATAAATATAGCTTAAGCTGTTGTTCTCTGGTAGAGAAGATGTTCAGTGTGgttcctctctctgtgtttaaacTCGGATCTTATGGCTTTCTGTCTGATCTAAACAGAGACGTGGACGTTCCCATCTGCCTGGTGGGGAATAAGCAGGACCTGTGTCACAGCCGGCAGGTGAGCGAGGAAGAGGGACGTTCTCTCGCCCTGGAGCACAGGTGCATTTTTCAGGAAGTGTCTGCTGCTGAGAACTACCTGGACATTGCTAACCTCTTCACCAGACTCATACGACACGTCATGCAGCACAGATCTGAGCGCCGGCGCTACAGCGGCTCCAAATCCATGACCAAGCTCATCAACAACATGTTTGGGAAGAGGAGGAAGTCCGTCTGAAGCTCTTCACCACAACAAAAGAACCTTCTAAGTCTTCGCCGTCTGGAATGTTCTCTAGAACCTGATGCTTGTAATGGGATCTCACCTGAGGAGTGGAACCAGAGAGCTACCGCA from Tachysurus fulvidraco isolate hzauxx_2018 chromosome 2, HZAU_PFXX_2.0, whole genome shotgun sequence encodes the following:
- the rerglb gene encoding RERG/RAS-like b, translating into MNEVKLVLLGSEGAGKSAVLVRFLTKRFIGEYASNTSSLYQKRLSIDGRQLNLEIFDPCSQNMENICILEEPVDWADGFVVVYTINDRVSFLYAENILHQIRARRQEACKGDVDVPICLVGNKQDLCHSRQVSEEEGRSLALEHRCIFQEVSAAENYLDIANLFTRLIRHVMQHRSERRRYSGSKSMTKLINNMFGKRRKSV